Below is a window of Acidobacteriota bacterium DNA.
CTCCTCCGGAGATGTCTCCGACATCACGAGCGCGTCGCCGGTCCCCCACACGATGTTGTCGCCGTCGCCGCTCGTCCCCCAAACGATGTTGTCACCATCTGCAGCCGTGCCCCAGACGATGTTGTCACCGTCCTCGGCCGTGCCCCACACGATGTTGTCACCGTCCACCATCGTCCCCCAGACGATGTTGTCTCCCGTATCGATGGTCCCCCAAACGATGTTGTCTCCTTCGGAGACGGAGCCCCACACGACATTGCGGCAGTCGTTGCCGCCGCAGTCGGTGCCCCACACGATGTTGTCGCCGTCGATGGCGAGCGTGCCCCAGACGATGTTGTCGCCGTCGGCTGACAGCGTGCCCCAGACGATGTTGTCGCCGCCGTCCGACAGCGTGCCCCAGACGATGTTGTCGCCATCCGCCGAGAGCGTGCCCCACACGATGTTCAGGGCCCAGGCGTTCGCCGCCGGATCGAGTTCGCCGCCGGCGACCATGTAGTTGCCCCAGATCAGGTGGCGGCTCCACATGGACGCGTTCGGCGTCGTCGCCGTCGGGTTGGCGAATTTGCGCGCGAGCGTGATTGCGCCAAACGAGTTCAGCAGCCCGGCGCCTTGCGCTAGAGGATGAACCCCGGTACGCCATTCGGACGTGTATTGAAGGATGGCTTTGACGAGATTCGGCGTCAGGGAGGGGTTCGCCTCGAGCATCAGGGCCACGGTGCCGGCCACGACAGGGGCCGCCATGCTGCTGCCAGACAAGGAAAGGTACGCGGGAGCGACGCCGCGGCTGCCGTTGACCAGCGCCTCGGGGTGCTGCGCCGACAGCGTGCTGCCGGCCGCGTTCAGCGACACGATCCCGGTGCCCGGCGCCACGAGGTCCGGCTTCGCCAGGTAGTCGAACGCCGTCGGCCCGCGCGAGCTCGACGCCGCCACGACGTCGTCCCACCGGCGCACGGTACCCTGCGTGTTCAGGTTGCCGATGGTGATGACGTAGGGCGAGTTGCCGGGCGCCGTGATCCCGCCGTACTGGATCTGCCCGCTGCCGTTCCTGCCGCGGTTGCCGGCGGCGGTCACGACGACGAGGCCGGCTTCCACCGCGCGGCGCGCCGCGTGCGCGAGCGGGTCGGTCTTGAATGACGAGGTGACCGGCGCGCCGACCGACAGGTTGATCACGCGAAGGCTGTACTGCTGGCGGTTCGCGATCGTCCAGTCGATGGCGGCGATCACGTCGCTCATGAAGCCGCCCCCCTGGCCGTTGAGCACCTTGAGCGCGACGAGGTTCGTGCCGGGGGC
It encodes the following:
- a CDS encoding S8 family peptidase, encoding MTDWRWKWAWLTAMLALVLAWGVPAEAGARGKRDEALDARVKAASQAEYRVIVETVDHSALTGDKALKLAGGKKLRRLVSFPGEVAVVTPGQLRKLEQDPLVKAVYLDRGTTSLADRTGTTTGATYARASLGLTGRGIGVAVIDSGITGWHDDLTERGVGQRVSAFVDLVGGQTAAYDDYGHGTHVAGIIAGNGYDSYGRYAGVAPGTNLVALKVLNGQGGGFMSDVIAAIDWTIANRQQYSLRVINLSVGAPVTSSFKTDPLAHAARRAVEAGLVVVTAAGNRGRNGSGQIQYGGITAPGNSPYVITIGNLNTQGTVRRWDDVVAASSSRGPTAFDYLAKPDLVAPGTGIVSLNAAGSTLSAQHPEALVNGSRGVAPAYLSLSGSSMAAPVVAGTVALMLEANPSLTPNLVKAILQYTSEWRTGVHPLAQGAGLLNSFGAITLARKFANPTATTPNASMWSRHLIWGNYMVAGGELDPAANAWALNIVWGTLSADGDNIVWGTLSDGGDNIVWGTLSADGDNIVWGTLAIDGDNIVWGTDCGGNDCRNVVWGSVSEGDNIVWGTIDTGDNIVWGTMVDGDNIVWGTAEDGDNIVWGTAADGDNIVWGTSGDGDNIVWGTGDALVMSETSPEETAGDMFDDLFVAPLPVVTDGTIGGIL